In Gigantopelta aegis isolate Gae_Host chromosome 6, Gae_host_genome, whole genome shotgun sequence, the following are encoded in one genomic region:
- the LOC121374939 gene encoding WD repeat domain-containing protein 83-like, whose amino-acid sequence MNADIPEKLVSTIDCKQGAVRAVRFNADGTYCLTCGSNKTVKLWNPHRDLLLKTYTGHGYEVLDAQSSSDNSQICSGSMDKTVVLFDVSTGKSLRKYRGHAGTVNCVKFNEESTLILSGSLDSSVRVWDCRSRKMEPVQVMDEAKDSVTSLQVSDHEILTGSADCSIRRYDLRIGRMFTDFIGSSVTSVTFTRDGQCTLISTLDNTLRLMDKDTGELLNEYKGHKNKEYKIDSCLNSKDTHIVSGSEDGFVYIWDLVEGKLATKLDHKTTRATHTLSFHSSETCLLTASADKMFVWKSKHSESKD is encoded by the exons atgaatgcaGATATTCCTGAAAAACTTGTTAGTACTATTGACTGCAAGCAAGGTGCTGTTCGAGCTGTCCGGTTTAATG CTGATGGGACTTATTGCTTGACCTGTGGGAGTAACAAGACTGTCAAACTGTGGAATCCCCACCGGGATCTGCTACTTAAGACCTACACCGGACATGGCTATGAGGTGCTGGACGCTCAGAGCTCATCGGACAACAGTCAGATTTGTTCTGGGAGTATGGACAAAACGGTCGTGCTCTTTGATGTCTCCACTGGGAAGTCTCTGAGAAAATACCGTGGCCACGCAG GAACTGTAAATTGTGTCAAGTTCAATGAAGAATCAACTCTGATACTGTCAGGTTCATTGGACAGCAGTGTTCGTGTATGGGATTGTCGCTCTAGGAAAATGGAACCAGTACAG GTAATGGACGAAGCCAAAGACAGTGTGACCTCACTACAGGTGTCAGACCATGAAATACTTACTGGTTCTGCCGACTGTAGCATCAGGAGATACGATCTTAGAATCGGCAGAATGTTTACAGACTTCATAGGAA GCTCAGTGACGAGTGTGACGTTTACCCGTGATGGCCAGTGTACACTGATCAGTACCCTTGACAACACACTGCGTCTGATGGACAAAGATACTGGAGAATTACTCAACGA ATACAAAGGACATAAAAACAAAGAGTACAAAATAGACAGCTGTCTTAACAGTAAAGATACACACATTGTGAGCGGTTCCGAAGATGGCTTTGTTTATATATGGGATTTGGTGGAG GGCAAGCTAGCAACAAAACTTGACCACAAGACAACCAGAGCCACACATACCCTGTCGTTTCATTCGTCAGAAACCTGCTTGCTGACGGCATCTGCTGACAAGATGTTTGTCTGGAAATCTAAACATTCAGAATCAAAGGACTAA
- the LOC121375792 gene encoding uncharacterized protein LOC121375792, with the protein MAYQPFMFEPERSEHDSESDFDIGLSSGDELEENVENIARLGNRDWCLCGNCRPMDTVKESICCLEVDQIGDKMQTTNLQCILEHYDFPIICLYPEVLRTALAARADIRRDDYTEPVPNRLWRDRQDFLSVAFLCW; encoded by the exons ATGGCTTACCAACCGTTTATGTTTGAGCCCGAACGTTCCGAACATGATAGTGAGTCGGACTTCGACATAGGATTATCTTCAGGCGATGAATTGGAAGAAAATGTCGAAAATATTGCGCGATTGGGAAACCGAGATTGGTGTTTGTGTGGCAACTGCAGACCAATGGACACGGTAAAAGAAAGTATCTGTTGTTTAGAAGTAGACCAAATCGGCGACAAAATGCAAACCACCAACTTGCAGTGCATTCTAGAACATTATGATTTCCCGATTATATGTTTGTATCCAGAAGTGCTCAGGACAGCCCTCGCAGCCAGAGCCGACATACGACGCGATGACTACACAGAACCAGTACCAAATAG gCTGTGGCGAGATCGTCAGGATTTTCTCAGTGTAGCATTTTTATGTTGGTGA